A region of Reichenbachiella carrageenanivorans DNA encodes the following proteins:
- a CDS encoding glycosyltransferase family A protein codes for MTNKTSPSTSVVIAVYNGEKYIKESIESVLNQTQPPSEIIVVDDGSTDTTAEIVKTLPIRYFYQQNSGQSAATNYGIAQSTGDYLAFNDADDLWEPNKLKWQHEAFTNVPELDAVFGLLKQFICPQLSTETASKIHCPKEPMNGYCKQTMMIRKSSLEQIGLFNVDTQIGDFIEWYALAKRKGFQSNMIPKVITNRRLHTRNMSVKKKDQRNEFAQILKRHLDAQKR; via the coding sequence ATGACAAATAAAACTAGTCCCTCTACTAGCGTGGTCATAGCTGTTTATAACGGCGAAAAATATATTAAAGAATCGATCGAAAGTGTACTCAACCAGACTCAACCTCCTTCTGAAATCATAGTAGTAGACGATGGGTCTACGGATACCACAGCTGAGATTGTCAAAACCTTACCCATCAGATATTTTTATCAACAAAATTCGGGACAATCGGCTGCAACTAACTATGGTATTGCGCAAAGCACAGGCGACTATTTGGCATTCAACGATGCCGATGACTTGTGGGAGCCCAACAAACTCAAATGGCAGCATGAGGCATTTACCAATGTACCTGAGCTAGATGCGGTATTTGGGCTATTGAAGCAATTTATCTGTCCACAATTATCCACAGAAACTGCTAGTAAAATTCATTGCCCAAAGGAGCCTATGAATGGGTACTGTAAACAAACGATGATGATCAGAAAATCTTCATTAGAGCAGATTGGGTTATTCAATGTTGATACACAAATTGGAGATTTCATCGAGTGGTACGCTCTAGCCAAACGCAAAGGCTTCCAATCCAATATGATCCCAAAAGTGATAACTAATCGTCGGCTGCATACCCGTAATATGAGTGTGAAAAAGAAAGACCAAAGAAATGAGTTTGCTCAAATTCTAAAAAGGCATCTGGATGCACAAAAAAGATAA